One Gossypium hirsutum isolate 1008001.06 chromosome A11, Gossypium_hirsutum_v2.1, whole genome shotgun sequence genomic window carries:
- the LOC107922761 gene encoding rRNA-processing protein UTP23 homolog — MRFKKQKRHRKTVRFFCVCFGFRQPFKVLCDGTFVHHLLHNDLTPADKALSNCLSAPVKLFTTSCVLAELKKLGVAQSASFQAALKLAIARCDHEKVVSADACIAEVIGENNSEHFFVATQDADLRKKLQKVPNVPLIFGLRNALFLEQPSKFQRDFVKSSEEKRLHLTEKEYKALEKRTTSVSANADEEDSGDEEGLGHHNPGLQPHNTRNYSGKERDVKDRVRFKRKKAKAPNPLSVKKKKSHENPNRASGKEVKGDDGNGENKRKRKRSRRGKTVAGADV, encoded by the exons ATGAGATTCAAGAAGCAGAAGCGTCACCGGAAGACAGTGAGATTTTTCTGCGTGTGCTTCGGTTTCAGGCAGCCATTCAAGGTTCTTTGTGATGGAACTTTCGTGCACCACCTTCTTCACAATGACTTAACACCCGCTGACAAGGCTCTCTCCAATTGTCTTTCTGCCCCTGTCAAGCTTTTCACCACCAG CTGTGTTCTCGCAGAGCTGAAGAAACTCGGTGTCGCTCAGTCTGCATCTTTCCAAGCAGCTCTTAAACTCGCAATTGCTAG ATGTGATCATGAGAAGGTGGTCAGTGCTGATGCTTGCATTGCGGAGGTCATTGGAGAAAATAATTCTGAGCACTTTTTTGTTGCTACCCAGGATGCTGATCTCCGAAAGAAACTTCAGAAG GTACCTAATGTTCCTTTAATATTTGGCCTACGAAATGCCCTTTTCCTTGAGCAACCATCTAAGTTTCAGCGTGATTTTGTCAAATCTTCTGAAGAAAAACGCCTTCATTTGACTGAGAAGGAATATAAGGCATTAGAGAAGAGGACTACTAGTGTTTCAGCAAATGCGGATGAAGAAGATTCAGGTGATGAAGAAGGTTTGGGTCATCACAATCCAGGGTTGCAGCCACATAATACCAGGAATTATTCAGGGAAGGAAAGAGATGTAAAGGATAGAGTTCGATTTAAAAGAAAGAAAGCTAAG GCTCCGAATCCACTTTCAGTTAAGAAGAAAAAAAGCCATGAAAACCCGAATCGAGCATCTGGGAAG GAAGTTAAGGGTGATGATGGCAATGGTGAAAACAAGAGGAAAAGGAAACGGTCTCGCAGAGGTAAAACTGTTGCTGGGGCAGATGTGTAG
- the LOC107924204 gene encoding putative serine/threonine-protein kinase isoform X2, with protein sequence MSRNLAAILGGAAGAVALVGIVGLLIWFCLFHKRGVSRTSETGSSDPSVQGRHIGVQLSLREARRFELRELSLATKNFSDRNLIGEGKFGEVYKGLLQDGMLVAIKKRAGAPSQEFIDEACYLSSIQHRNLVTLLGYCQENNQQFLVYEYIPNGSVSIHLYGVGQVSAQKIEFKHRLSIALGAAKDLLFVPFAGLAHLHSLSPRLVHKDFKTANVLVDENFIAKVADAGLRNFLGRIDVAGPSSQVTADEIFLAPEVREFRRFSEKSDVYSFGVFLLELVSGREASELPSSNSTENLVEWVQNSHDYSNISSIIDPRLGSSFTAEGMEEFIRLTVRCLEPSSERRPTMSYVVAELDRILDKEMSLTTVMGEGSPTVTLGSQLFRATK encoded by the exons ATGTCAAGGAATCTTGCAGCAATATTAGGAGGTGCTGCAGGAGCCGTGGCATTGGTGGGGATAGTTGGCTTGCTTATATGGTTCTGCCTATTTCACAAACGGGGTGTTTCAAGAACATCCGAGACCGGATCTTCGGATCCCTCCGTTCAAG GAAGACATATTGGGGTCCAGTTGTCACTGCGGGAAGCTAGACGGTTTGAGTTGAGGGAGTTGTCTTTGGCGACCAAAAATTTCAGTGATAGAAACTTGATCGGGGAAGGGAAATTTGGTGAGGTGTATAAAGGTTTGCTTCAAGATGGAATGTTGGTTGCTATCAAAAAGCGAGCTGGAGCTCCTAGTCAGGAATTTATTGATGAG GCATGCTATCTTTCATCTATTCAGCATCGGAATCTTGTCACTCTTTTGGGCTACTGCCAGGAAAATAATCAACAATTTCTTGTTTACGAATATATACCCAATGGAAGCGTTTCCATTCACTTGTACG GAGTTGGTCAAGTCTCAGCTCAGAAGATAGAATTCAAGCATAGACTTTCAATAGCTCTAGGTGCAGCTAAAG ATTTGTTATTTGTCCCTTTTGCAGGCTTGGCTCATCTCCACTCTTTAAGTCCTCGATTGGTACATAAAGATTTCAAAACGGCAAATGTTCTTGTAGATGAGAATTTTATAGCAAAGGTTGCGGATGCAGGACTGCGTAATTTTCTGGGAAGAATTGATGTTGCTGGCCCTTCTTCTCAAGTGACAGCAGATGAGATATTTCTTGCTCCTGA GGTGAGGGAGTTTAGACGTTTTTCCGAAAAAAGTGATGTGTATAGTTTCGGAGTATTCCTTTTGGAGTTAGTAAGTGGGCGAGAAGCATCAGAATTACCATCTTCAAACTCCACAGAGAACCTTGTCGAGTGG GTGCAAAATAGCCACGATTACAGCAACATTTCCAGCATCATTGATCCGAGGTTGGGCAGTAGCTTCACAGCTGAAGGCATGGAGGAATTCATAAGGTTAACCGTCCGATGTTTGGAACCATCGAGTGAGAGGAGACCGACCATGAGCTATGTTGTAGCGGAACTTGATCGGATACTCGATAAAGAGATGAGCTTGACGACGGTGATGGGGGAAGGAAGCCCAACTGTGACCCTTGGAAGCCAGCTTTTTAGagcaacaaaatag
- the LOC107924204 gene encoding putative serine/threonine-protein kinase isoform X3 produces MGIQMSRNLAAILGGAAGAVALVGIVGLLIWFCLFHKRGVSRTSETGSSDPSVQGRHIGVQLSLREARRFELRELSLATKNFSDRNLIGEGKFGEVYKGLLQDGMLVAIKKRAGAPSQEFIDEACYLSSIQHRNLVTLLGYCQENNQQFLVYEYIPNGSVSIHLYGVGQVSAQKIEFKHRLSIALGAAKGLAHLHSLSPRLVHKDFKTANVLVDENFIAKVADAGLRNFLGRIDVAGPSSQVTADEIFLAPEVREFRRFSEKSDVYSFGVFLLELVSGREASELPSSNSTENLVEWVQNSHDYSNISSIIDPRLGSSFTAEGMEEFIRLTVRCLEPSSERRPTMSYVVAELDRILDKEMSLTTVMGEGSPTVTLGSQLFRATK; encoded by the exons ATGGGAATACAG ATGTCAAGGAATCTTGCAGCAATATTAGGAGGTGCTGCAGGAGCCGTGGCATTGGTGGGGATAGTTGGCTTGCTTATATGGTTCTGCCTATTTCACAAACGGGGTGTTTCAAGAACATCCGAGACCGGATCTTCGGATCCCTCCGTTCAAG GAAGACATATTGGGGTCCAGTTGTCACTGCGGGAAGCTAGACGGTTTGAGTTGAGGGAGTTGTCTTTGGCGACCAAAAATTTCAGTGATAGAAACTTGATCGGGGAAGGGAAATTTGGTGAGGTGTATAAAGGTTTGCTTCAAGATGGAATGTTGGTTGCTATCAAAAAGCGAGCTGGAGCTCCTAGTCAGGAATTTATTGATGAG GCATGCTATCTTTCATCTATTCAGCATCGGAATCTTGTCACTCTTTTGGGCTACTGCCAGGAAAATAATCAACAATTTCTTGTTTACGAATATATACCCAATGGAAGCGTTTCCATTCACTTGTACG GAGTTGGTCAAGTCTCAGCTCAGAAGATAGAATTCAAGCATAGACTTTCAATAGCTCTAGGTGCAGCTAAAG GCTTGGCTCATCTCCACTCTTTAAGTCCTCGATTGGTACATAAAGATTTCAAAACGGCAAATGTTCTTGTAGATGAGAATTTTATAGCAAAGGTTGCGGATGCAGGACTGCGTAATTTTCTGGGAAGAATTGATGTTGCTGGCCCTTCTTCTCAAGTGACAGCAGATGAGATATTTCTTGCTCCTGA GGTGAGGGAGTTTAGACGTTTTTCCGAAAAAAGTGATGTGTATAGTTTCGGAGTATTCCTTTTGGAGTTAGTAAGTGGGCGAGAAGCATCAGAATTACCATCTTCAAACTCCACAGAGAACCTTGTCGAGTGG GTGCAAAATAGCCACGATTACAGCAACATTTCCAGCATCATTGATCCGAGGTTGGGCAGTAGCTTCACAGCTGAAGGCATGGAGGAATTCATAAGGTTAACCGTCCGATGTTTGGAACCATCGAGTGAGAGGAGACCGACCATGAGCTATGTTGTAGCGGAACTTGATCGGATACTCGATAAAGAGATGAGCTTGACGACGGTGATGGGGGAAGGAAGCCCAACTGTGACCCTTGGAAGCCAGCTTTTTAGagcaacaaaatag
- the LOC107924204 gene encoding putative serine/threonine-protein kinase isoform X1 — MGIQMSRNLAAILGGAAGAVALVGIVGLLIWFCLFHKRGVSRTSETGSSDPSVQGRHIGVQLSLREARRFELRELSLATKNFSDRNLIGEGKFGEVYKGLLQDGMLVAIKKRAGAPSQEFIDEACYLSSIQHRNLVTLLGYCQENNQQFLVYEYIPNGSVSIHLYGVGQVSAQKIEFKHRLSIALGAAKDLLFVPFAGLAHLHSLSPRLVHKDFKTANVLVDENFIAKVADAGLRNFLGRIDVAGPSSQVTADEIFLAPEVREFRRFSEKSDVYSFGVFLLELVSGREASELPSSNSTENLVEWVQNSHDYSNISSIIDPRLGSSFTAEGMEEFIRLTVRCLEPSSERRPTMSYVVAELDRILDKEMSLTTVMGEGSPTVTLGSQLFRATK; from the exons ATGGGAATACAG ATGTCAAGGAATCTTGCAGCAATATTAGGAGGTGCTGCAGGAGCCGTGGCATTGGTGGGGATAGTTGGCTTGCTTATATGGTTCTGCCTATTTCACAAACGGGGTGTTTCAAGAACATCCGAGACCGGATCTTCGGATCCCTCCGTTCAAG GAAGACATATTGGGGTCCAGTTGTCACTGCGGGAAGCTAGACGGTTTGAGTTGAGGGAGTTGTCTTTGGCGACCAAAAATTTCAGTGATAGAAACTTGATCGGGGAAGGGAAATTTGGTGAGGTGTATAAAGGTTTGCTTCAAGATGGAATGTTGGTTGCTATCAAAAAGCGAGCTGGAGCTCCTAGTCAGGAATTTATTGATGAG GCATGCTATCTTTCATCTATTCAGCATCGGAATCTTGTCACTCTTTTGGGCTACTGCCAGGAAAATAATCAACAATTTCTTGTTTACGAATATATACCCAATGGAAGCGTTTCCATTCACTTGTACG GAGTTGGTCAAGTCTCAGCTCAGAAGATAGAATTCAAGCATAGACTTTCAATAGCTCTAGGTGCAGCTAAAG ATTTGTTATTTGTCCCTTTTGCAGGCTTGGCTCATCTCCACTCTTTAAGTCCTCGATTGGTACATAAAGATTTCAAAACGGCAAATGTTCTTGTAGATGAGAATTTTATAGCAAAGGTTGCGGATGCAGGACTGCGTAATTTTCTGGGAAGAATTGATGTTGCTGGCCCTTCTTCTCAAGTGACAGCAGATGAGATATTTCTTGCTCCTGA GGTGAGGGAGTTTAGACGTTTTTCCGAAAAAAGTGATGTGTATAGTTTCGGAGTATTCCTTTTGGAGTTAGTAAGTGGGCGAGAAGCATCAGAATTACCATCTTCAAACTCCACAGAGAACCTTGTCGAGTGG GTGCAAAATAGCCACGATTACAGCAACATTTCCAGCATCATTGATCCGAGGTTGGGCAGTAGCTTCACAGCTGAAGGCATGGAGGAATTCATAAGGTTAACCGTCCGATGTTTGGAACCATCGAGTGAGAGGAGACCGACCATGAGCTATGTTGTAGCGGAACTTGATCGGATACTCGATAAAGAGATGAGCTTGACGACGGTGATGGGGGAAGGAAGCCCAACTGTGACCCTTGGAAGCCAGCTTTTTAGagcaacaaaatag
- the LOC107924204 gene encoding probable serine/threonine-protein kinase PBL22 isoform X5, whose product MGIQMSRNLAAILGGAAGAVALVGIVGLLIWFCLFHKRGVSRTSETGSSDPSVQGRHIGVQLSLREARRFELRELSLATKNFSDRNLIGEGKFGEVYKGLLQDGMLVAIKKRAGAPSQEFIDEACYLSSIQHRNLVTLLGYCQENNQQFLVYEYIPNGSVSIHLYGVGQVSAQKIEFKHRLSIALGAAKGLAHLHSLSPRLVHKDFKTANVLVDENFIAKVADAGLRNFLGRIDVAGPSSQVTADEIFLAPEVREFRRFSEKSDVYSFGVFLLELVSGREASELPSSNSTENLVEWGFANAMDWRCYELLVLYRLNRAFLNIVVTNHVI is encoded by the exons ATGGGAATACAG ATGTCAAGGAATCTTGCAGCAATATTAGGAGGTGCTGCAGGAGCCGTGGCATTGGTGGGGATAGTTGGCTTGCTTATATGGTTCTGCCTATTTCACAAACGGGGTGTTTCAAGAACATCCGAGACCGGATCTTCGGATCCCTCCGTTCAAG GAAGACATATTGGGGTCCAGTTGTCACTGCGGGAAGCTAGACGGTTTGAGTTGAGGGAGTTGTCTTTGGCGACCAAAAATTTCAGTGATAGAAACTTGATCGGGGAAGGGAAATTTGGTGAGGTGTATAAAGGTTTGCTTCAAGATGGAATGTTGGTTGCTATCAAAAAGCGAGCTGGAGCTCCTAGTCAGGAATTTATTGATGAG GCATGCTATCTTTCATCTATTCAGCATCGGAATCTTGTCACTCTTTTGGGCTACTGCCAGGAAAATAATCAACAATTTCTTGTTTACGAATATATACCCAATGGAAGCGTTTCCATTCACTTGTACG GAGTTGGTCAAGTCTCAGCTCAGAAGATAGAATTCAAGCATAGACTTTCAATAGCTCTAGGTGCAGCTAAAG GCTTGGCTCATCTCCACTCTTTAAGTCCTCGATTGGTACATAAAGATTTCAAAACGGCAAATGTTCTTGTAGATGAGAATTTTATAGCAAAGGTTGCGGATGCAGGACTGCGTAATTTTCTGGGAAGAATTGATGTTGCTGGCCCTTCTTCTCAAGTGACAGCAGATGAGATATTTCTTGCTCCTGA GGTGAGGGAGTTTAGACGTTTTTCCGAAAAAAGTGATGTGTATAGTTTCGGAGTATTCCTTTTGGAGTTAGTAAGTGGGCGAGAAGCATCAGAATTACCATCTTCAAACTCCACAGAGAACCTTGTCGAGTGG GGCTTCGCAAACGCCATGGATTGGAGATGTTATGAGTTGCTGGTTCTATACAGACTTAATCGTGCATTTCTAAATATCGTAGTTACTAACCACGTGATTTAA
- the LOC107924204 gene encoding probable serine/threonine-protein kinase PBL22 isoform X4, with translation MGIQMSRNLAAILGGAAGAVALVGIVGLLIWFCLFHKRGVSRTSETGSSDPSVQGRHIGVQLSLREARRFELRELSLATKNFSDRNLIGEGKFGEVYKGLLQDGMLVAIKKRAGAPSQEFIDEACYLSSIQHRNLVTLLGYCQENNQQFLVYEYIPNGSVSIHLYGVGQVSAQKIEFKHRLSIALGAAKDLLFVPFAGLAHLHSLSPRLVHKDFKTANVLVDENFIAKVADAGLRNFLGRIDVAGPSSQVTADEIFLAPEVREFRRFSEKSDVYSFGVFLLELVSGREASELPSSNSTENLVEWGFANAMDWRCYELLVLYRLNRAFLNIVVTNHVI, from the exons ATGGGAATACAG ATGTCAAGGAATCTTGCAGCAATATTAGGAGGTGCTGCAGGAGCCGTGGCATTGGTGGGGATAGTTGGCTTGCTTATATGGTTCTGCCTATTTCACAAACGGGGTGTTTCAAGAACATCCGAGACCGGATCTTCGGATCCCTCCGTTCAAG GAAGACATATTGGGGTCCAGTTGTCACTGCGGGAAGCTAGACGGTTTGAGTTGAGGGAGTTGTCTTTGGCGACCAAAAATTTCAGTGATAGAAACTTGATCGGGGAAGGGAAATTTGGTGAGGTGTATAAAGGTTTGCTTCAAGATGGAATGTTGGTTGCTATCAAAAAGCGAGCTGGAGCTCCTAGTCAGGAATTTATTGATGAG GCATGCTATCTTTCATCTATTCAGCATCGGAATCTTGTCACTCTTTTGGGCTACTGCCAGGAAAATAATCAACAATTTCTTGTTTACGAATATATACCCAATGGAAGCGTTTCCATTCACTTGTACG GAGTTGGTCAAGTCTCAGCTCAGAAGATAGAATTCAAGCATAGACTTTCAATAGCTCTAGGTGCAGCTAAAG ATTTGTTATTTGTCCCTTTTGCAGGCTTGGCTCATCTCCACTCTTTAAGTCCTCGATTGGTACATAAAGATTTCAAAACGGCAAATGTTCTTGTAGATGAGAATTTTATAGCAAAGGTTGCGGATGCAGGACTGCGTAATTTTCTGGGAAGAATTGATGTTGCTGGCCCTTCTTCTCAAGTGACAGCAGATGAGATATTTCTTGCTCCTGA GGTGAGGGAGTTTAGACGTTTTTCCGAAAAAAGTGATGTGTATAGTTTCGGAGTATTCCTTTTGGAGTTAGTAAGTGGGCGAGAAGCATCAGAATTACCATCTTCAAACTCCACAGAGAACCTTGTCGAGTGG GGCTTCGCAAACGCCATGGATTGGAGATGTTATGAGTTGCTGGTTCTATACAGACTTAATCGTGCATTTCTAAATATCGTAGTTACTAACCACGTGATTTAA
- the LOC107922879 gene encoding protein transport protein Sec61 subunit gamma, translating to MDAIDSFFDPLREFAKDSVRLVKRCHKPDRKEFTKVAFRTAIGFVVMGFVGFFVKLIFIPINNIIVGSG from the exons ATGGACGCAATTGACTCATTTTTTGATCCGCTAAGGGAGTTCGCTAAGGACAGTGTCCGTCTCGTCAAGAGATGCCACAAGCCGGATCGCAAAG AATTTACGAAGGTGGCGTTCCGTACAGCGATCGGATTCGTGGTTATGGGATTTGTAGGATTTTTCGTCAAGCTCATCTTTATCCCCATTAACAACATTATTGTTGGATCCGGTTAG